The DNA sequence CGCTCGACCTCCTACACGGACGCTCAGCGCGCCGGCATTCTACGGGCGATCGAGTCCGGGGGCGCTCCCGAAATGGCGCGCCTGCACGCCGATCTGGGGGAGTGGCTCGCCGCCGCCGCGCTGGCGCTGTGCGCGCACGCCGGGGTAGGCGTCGAGTCCGTCGCGGCCATCGGCAGCCACGGCCAGACCGTCTGGCACATCCCACCGGGCGAGGAGCGCGGGGCCACCTTGCAGCTTGGCTGCGCGGCGACCATCGCCGAGCGCACCGGGCGCCCCGTGGTCAGCGATTTCCGCTCCCGCGACGTCGCCGCGGGAGGGCACGGCGCGCCGCTCGTGGCGTGGGTCGACCGCGTCCTGTTCGCGCACCCGGAGCGCGCCCGCGTGCTCGCCAACCTGGGCGGCATCGCGAACGTCACGCACGTGCCGGCGGGCGGCGTGGGTGACCTGCTCGCTTTCGACACGGGACCGGGGAACGTGCTCATCGACGCGGCGGCCGAGCGCGCAACCGCGGGCGCCGAGCGCTTCGACAGGGACGGCGAGCGGGGCCGGCGCGGCAACGTGATCGAGGAGCTGCTCCAGTTCCTGGTGGACGACCCCTACTTCGCCACCCCCCCGCCCAAGTCGACCGGCCGCGAGCGCTACGGCCCGGCCACGGTGGAGCGCCTGGTGGAGCGCGTAGCGCCCATGCGGGAAGACGAGTGGGACGATCTGATCGCCACCCTCACCGAGCTGACCGCGCTCACCGTCGCGCAGGGGGTCGAGCGCTGGCTGTCCGGGCGCGGCGCCGCGGAGCTGCTCGTGGGCGGCGGCGGGTGCCGCAACCCGTACCTGATGGAGCGCCTCTCACAACGCATGGGCGCCCTGCCCGTGCGCTCGATGGACGAGTTGGGCGTCGACCCCGACGCCAAGGAGGCGATCGCGTTCGCCGCGCTGGCCTGGGCCCACCTGCACGCCGTGCCGGCCAACGAACCGGGCGCGACAGGCGCCGAGGGCGCGCGCGTGCTCGGCTCACTCACGCCGGGCGCCGCGAGCGCAGGGGAACCGGATGTGCTGGACGGGTACATACGTCCCTGATCGCCGATTTTCGCCGTCAACGCTTTTGAAACGACGATGATGCGTACTTCGACAAACCGCCCTTTCCGCTTCGCCGCTCTCGCCTTGGTAGCGCTGTGCGCCGGCCCGCTCGTCGCGCAGGAAGGCCCGCCGGCCGCGGCGGAGTTGTCCGCGCCGGCCGCGTCCGGCACCGACGACGCCACGTACGCCCACGCGGTGGAGCTCCTGGACACCGCGCTGGTCAGGCCTGCCCGGGCCGACCAGATCGCGCTGCTGCGCCCGCAGACGCACCTGCTGCGCCGGATGCTGGCGGCCATAGCCATGGACGAGCGGGCGCCCGTTTACGCCCGCGGCAACTCCCTGCTCATGCTCGGGAACGGCGGCGGGCGTCGGCTGGATGCGTTCGCGGTCGCGCTGGACGACGAATCCGTGGACGTGCGCGCGGCCGCGGCCGTGGGGCTGGGGAGTCTGCTGGAGCAGAACCTGGACGCGCGGATCGTGGCCCTGCTGCGGCGCGCGCTGCGCGACGAAAGCCAGGACGTGCAGGTGCGCGCGCTCGAGGCGCTCGCCGACAACTCGCCCGACGCGCTGCGCGAGTACCTGGCGGCGGACCCCGCCGAGCCGCTACGCGGGATCGCCGAGACGATGGTCTCGCTCGCCGAGCACCGGGGCGCTCCGCTGGCCACGGGTCCGGCGGCGCTTGAGACCCTGTCCAAGACCCACGCGAGCGGCGCGCGCCTGGTTTTTCAGCCCGTGCGGAGCTGGCCGGAGTGGGAGGCCGCGCTCGGTGAGCTGCGGGTCGAGTTTCCGGACCGCCCCGTCATGGCGCTGAGCGAGCACGTGGAGGTGGTGGGGGGAGTTATCCCGGCGCTGTTCGCCCCGGACGGCAGCAGGGTCGTGTACGAAACCGCCCGCACCATCGTGGTCGTGGACCTGG is a window from the Gemmatimonadota bacterium genome containing:
- a CDS encoding anhydro-N-acetylmuramic acid kinase → MRIVGLMSGTSLDGIDAALVRFEGSGPGAPGWRLEGFRSTSYTDAQRAGILRAIESGGAPEMARLHADLGEWLAAAALALCAHAGVGVESVAAIGSHGQTVWHIPPGEERGATLQLGCAATIAERTGRPVVSDFRSRDVAAGGHGAPLVAWVDRVLFAHPERARVLANLGGIANVTHVPAGGVGDLLAFDTGPGNVLIDAAAERATAGAERFDRDGERGRRGNVIEELLQFLVDDPYFATPPPKSTGRERYGPATVERLVERVAPMREDEWDDLIATLTELTALTVAQGVERWLSGRGAAELLVGGGGCRNPYLMERLSQRMGALPVRSMDELGVDPDAKEAIAFAALAWAHLHAVPANEPGATGAEGARVLGSLTPGAASAGEPDVLDGYIRP
- a CDS encoding HEAT repeat domain-containing protein — its product is MMRTSTNRPFRFAALALVALCAGPLVAQEGPPAAAELSAPAASGTDDATYAHAVELLDTALVRPARADQIALLRPQTHLLRRMLAAIAMDERAPVYARGNSLLMLGNGGGRRLDAFAVALDDESVDVRAAAAVGLGSLLEQNLDARIVALLRRALRDESQDVQVRALEALADNSPDALREYLAADPAEPLRGIAETMVSLAEHRGAPLATGPAALETLSKTHASGARLVFQPVRSWPEWEAALGELRVEFPDRPVMALSEHVEVVGGVIPALFAPDGSRVVYETARTIVVVDLEDGTRRSIGEGIAPRPYPLRDSFVFFRAAEQPRQGDGGKTQIRYDVIETPLGGGDLRPLGSVNASVDWLYRGNYSPVRWIRVRDGGGRFSLEGESVTKLILPDPFDLPS